In Poecile atricapillus isolate bPoeAtr1 chromosome 9, bPoeAtr1.hap1, whole genome shotgun sequence, the following are encoded in one genomic region:
- the LOC131582051 gene encoding uncharacterized protein LOC131582051 yields the protein MKSQQALGSQQAEVTTGSEVTEVPEPCSCTTPQGRSSQSLTTTVAAAAATAAAAAAVVLTFEQRCQDSGGSKSCRTGRGQGIMALALRFFLLLLLAAALPDRAAQAAPQRAWRAGPPTWTNQNIEDEKSLEASRLLDKMLSDLETRREMKKMALLKAVFPEGNSGTWAASAEGREAIPGTVPGDEGAETASPAAGMEDGLEPLGGSAGKFSTSAQSIIIDNLPRNR from the exons ATGAAGTCACAGCAGGCACTGGGgtcacagcaggctgaggtcacaacaggctctgaggtcacagaggtcccagagccctgtTCTTGCACAACACCACAAGGAcggagcagtcagtccttgactaCGACTGttgcagcagcagcggcgacggcagcagcggcagcagcagtggtgctgACATTTGaacagcggtgtcaggacagtggtggcagcaagagctgcaggactggcagaggGCAAGGCATCATGGCCCTTGCTCTGCgcttcttcctcctgctcctcctggcagcggccctgcctgacagggctgcccaggctgctccacagcGAGCATGGCGAGCAG GTCCTCCTACATGGACGAACCAAAACATAGAAGACGAGAAATCCCTGGAGGCATCCCGACTTCTGGACAAGATGTTGAGTGATCTGGAGACACGCCGTG agatgaagaaaatggctttgctgAAGGCAGTGTTTCCCGAAGGAAACAGTGGCACGTGGGCAGCCTCTGCagaaggaagggaggccataccaggcacagtcccaggag atgagggtgctgagacagcttctccagcagctgggatggaagATGGTTTGGAACCATTAGGAGGTTCTGCAGGTAAGTTTTCAACTTCTGCTCAGAGcataatcattgacaacctgcCAAGAAACAGGTGA